One region of Baekduia soli genomic DNA includes:
- a CDS encoding OsmC family protein — protein sequence MPSKGTAQWKGDLKGGSGTFVAGDSIKGDYSFKSRFEDGPGANPEQLIGAAHAACFSMALSNMLAEAGTPPDSVDTEAVVTLQLVDGAPTITKIALTTVGRVPGLDEAGFAEHAKAAKEGCPVSKALAGVPEITLDASLAG from the coding sequence ATGCCTTCGAAGGGCACCGCGCAGTGGAAGGGCGACCTGAAGGGCGGTAGCGGCACGTTCGTCGCCGGCGACAGCATCAAGGGCGACTACTCGTTCAAGTCGCGCTTCGAGGACGGTCCCGGCGCCAACCCCGAGCAGCTCATCGGCGCCGCGCACGCCGCCTGCTTCTCCATGGCCCTGTCGAACATGCTGGCCGAGGCCGGCACGCCGCCGGACTCCGTGGACACCGAGGCCGTGGTGACCCTGCAGCTCGTCGACGGCGCGCCGACGATCACGAAGATTGCGCTGACGACGGTCGGGCGCGTGCCCGGCCTCGACGAGGCGGGCTTCGCCGAGCACGCCAAGGCCGCCAAGGAGGGCTGCCCGGTCAGCAAGGCGCTGGCGGGCGTGCCCGAGATCACGCTGGACGCGTCGCTGGCGGGCTGA
- a CDS encoding glycosyltransferase: MVSVVMPTLNAERHLEECLTALRDQHYPGEVELIVPDAGSTDRTLEIVSAFRGRVVPNPLKSGEAGKAVGVAAARGDLVLLLDSDNVLVGRDWLARMVVPFVEDPDVFCAEPARFAYRSSDHFINRWHALLGAGDPLTLYTGNYARDSRLTGRWTDYPHRAEPRNGWQRVELDPRWVPVLGANGFMIRRAAYDIVPVGDYLFDLDYVHDLVQAGRRIMARPDVGVVHLFCDSAARYRTKTRRRVDDFFYFEREGDRSYPWTGKRRTRGMVDFAVSTALVVPIVSDAVRGHRQAPDAAAWAWHVAACWITLAVYATGVIRGRLKPRMLDREGWRQ; the protein is encoded by the coding sequence ATGGTCAGCGTCGTGATGCCGACGCTGAACGCCGAACGCCATCTCGAGGAGTGCCTGACCGCCCTGCGCGACCAGCACTACCCGGGCGAAGTCGAGCTGATCGTCCCCGACGCCGGCTCGACCGATCGCACGCTGGAGATCGTCAGCGCCTTCCGGGGCCGTGTGGTCCCCAATCCCTTGAAGTCAGGCGAGGCCGGCAAGGCGGTCGGCGTCGCCGCTGCTCGGGGCGACCTCGTGCTCCTGTTGGACTCCGACAACGTGCTGGTCGGCAGGGACTGGCTGGCTCGCATGGTCGTCCCGTTCGTCGAGGACCCCGACGTCTTCTGCGCCGAGCCGGCCCGCTTCGCCTATCGGAGCTCCGACCATTTCATCAACCGCTGGCACGCACTGCTCGGGGCAGGCGACCCGCTCACGCTCTACACGGGCAACTATGCGCGCGACTCGCGGCTGACGGGTCGCTGGACCGACTATCCGCACCGGGCCGAGCCCCGCAACGGTTGGCAGCGCGTCGAGCTTGATCCCCGCTGGGTCCCTGTCCTGGGCGCGAACGGGTTCATGATCCGCCGTGCGGCGTACGACATTGTGCCGGTGGGCGACTATCTCTTCGACCTCGACTACGTCCATGATCTGGTACAGGCCGGCCGGCGGATCATGGCCCGGCCCGATGTGGGTGTCGTCCACCTGTTCTGCGACAGCGCGGCGCGCTACCGGACGAAGACGCGACGACGGGTCGACGACTTCTTCTACTTCGAGCGCGAGGGCGACCGTTCCTACCCGTGGACGGGGAAACGCCGAACGCGCGGGATGGTTGACTTCGCGGTGTCGACGGCGCTCGTGGTCCCGATCGTGAGCGACGCGGTGCGCGGGCACCGTCAGGCTCCCGATGCGGCGGCGTGGGCCTGGCACGTCGCGGCGTGCTGGATCACGCTGGCCGTCTACGCCACAGGGGTCATCAGGGGGCGGCTGAAGCCGCGGATGCTCGACCGAGAGGGCTGGAGGCAGTAG
- a CDS encoding NAD-dependent epimerase/dehydratase family protein — protein MSIAIVTGSGGLIGSESARYFTEQGYDVVGVDNDLRAYFFGEEASTRPTSLRLTAELGEGFRAVDLDIRDRDGVERLFAEYGGRIELVVHCAAQPSHDWAAREPHTDFGVNAVGTLNLLDAARRACPAATFIFCSTNKVYGDRPNLLPLVELERRWELPEDHEFFGGIPTSMSIDQSTHSVFGASKVAADVLVQEYGRYFGMPTVCFRGGCLTGPQHAGAQLHGFLAYLMRCTVTEQPYTIFGYKGKQVRDNIHAHDVVRAFHAFHRAPRPAAVYNLGGGRESNVSVLEAIDLCQRISGRELAYALSDQARVGDHQWYVSDLDDFRADYPEWRLTFGIEDVLRDIHASNAEAWTSAAQLR, from the coding sequence GTGTCGATCGCGATCGTGACCGGTTCCGGCGGCCTCATCGGCAGTGAGTCCGCCCGCTATTTCACCGAGCAGGGCTATGACGTCGTGGGGGTCGACAACGACCTGCGGGCGTACTTCTTCGGTGAGGAGGCCTCGACTCGCCCGACGTCGTTGCGTCTCACCGCCGAGCTGGGCGAGGGCTTCCGCGCCGTCGACCTCGACATCCGCGACCGCGACGGTGTGGAGCGGTTGTTCGCGGAGTACGGCGGGCGGATCGAGCTCGTCGTCCACTGTGCCGCCCAGCCCTCCCATGATTGGGCGGCCCGCGAGCCCCACACCGACTTCGGCGTCAACGCCGTCGGCACGCTCAACCTGCTCGACGCGGCGCGGCGCGCGTGCCCGGCGGCCACGTTCATCTTCTGCTCGACCAACAAGGTCTACGGCGATCGCCCGAACCTCCTGCCGCTCGTCGAGCTCGAACGTCGCTGGGAGCTGCCCGAGGACCATGAGTTCTTCGGCGGCATCCCGACGTCTATGAGCATCGATCAGTCGACACACTCGGTCTTCGGTGCCTCCAAGGTGGCCGCCGATGTACTCGTGCAGGAGTATGGCCGCTACTTCGGCATGCCCACCGTCTGCTTCCGTGGGGGGTGTCTCACCGGCCCGCAGCACGCGGGCGCGCAGCTGCACGGCTTCCTGGCCTACCTCATGCGCTGCACCGTCACGGAGCAGCCGTACACCATCTTCGGGTACAAGGGCAAGCAGGTACGGGACAACATCCACGCGCACGACGTCGTCCGCGCGTTCCATGCGTTTCACCGAGCTCCGCGGCCCGCCGCCGTCTACAACCTGGGTGGAGGCCGCGAGTCCAACGTGTCGGTGCTCGAGGCCATCGACCTGTGTCAGCGCATCAGCGGGCGCGAGCTCGCCTACGCGCTCAGCGACCAGGCGCGCGTTGGTGATCACCAGTGGTACGTCTCGGATCTCGACGATTTCCGGGCGGACTATCCCGAATGGCGCCTGACATTCGGAATCGAAGATGTCCTCCGTGACATCCATGCGTCCAACGCCGAGGCGTGGACGTCAGCGGCTCAGCTCAGGTGA
- a CDS encoding glycosyltransferase family 4 protein yields the protein MSAIGMRLLMLSWRSPGHPQGGGAENLTQEVLRRLVANGHQVTWFSAMWPGAVSRESIDGVQMVRQGAQWSVHLRAWNWLRTRRNDFDVVVDQINTIPFFTPLYLPAEQRRMLIFQTAREFWWRQTPGLFKVVAPVGYLAEPRYLKLYRRTRAITISRSTRDELVGLGLSADAISIIPMANTFSSLETLDPKPGPFRVIVVGRLEPAKHVEDAVRAFAVLQRREPTARLDVVGTGAPAYRERLEAEVMRLGLRDVTFHGRVEEARKHELMAAAHVHVFCSRREGWGLTVTEAAGLGTPSIGYDVPGVRDSIGDERMLAARGDVHALAERLVALRDAPASYEVFRREAWERTRALSYEATTDAFLQALDV from the coding sequence GTGTCCGCCATCGGCATGAGGCTCCTCATGCTGAGTTGGCGCTCGCCCGGGCATCCTCAGGGCGGCGGCGCGGAGAACCTGACGCAGGAGGTGCTACGGCGTCTGGTCGCCAACGGACACCAGGTGACCTGGTTCTCGGCGATGTGGCCCGGGGCCGTGTCGCGTGAGTCGATCGACGGTGTGCAGATGGTCCGTCAGGGAGCACAGTGGTCGGTCCACCTGCGTGCCTGGAACTGGCTGCGCACGAGGCGCAACGACTTCGACGTCGTGGTGGACCAGATCAACACCATCCCGTTCTTCACGCCGCTGTACCTGCCGGCCGAGCAGCGACGGATGTTGATCTTCCAGACCGCCCGCGAGTTCTGGTGGCGCCAGACGCCCGGCCTGTTCAAGGTCGTCGCGCCGGTGGGCTACCTGGCCGAACCGCGGTACCTCAAGCTGTATCGCCGCACCAGGGCGATCACGATCTCACGGTCCACCCGCGACGAGCTCGTGGGGCTGGGGCTATCCGCTGATGCGATCAGCATCATCCCGATGGCCAACACCTTCTCTTCGCTGGAGACGCTCGATCCGAAGCCCGGTCCGTTCCGGGTCATCGTGGTCGGTCGGCTCGAGCCGGCCAAGCACGTAGAGGATGCGGTGCGGGCATTCGCGGTTCTGCAGCGGCGCGAGCCCACCGCGCGACTCGATGTGGTCGGCACCGGCGCGCCGGCCTATCGCGAGCGCCTCGAGGCCGAGGTGATGCGGCTGGGACTGCGCGATGTGACCTTCCACGGGCGCGTCGAGGAGGCGCGCAAGCACGAGCTCATGGCTGCCGCCCATGTCCACGTGTTCTGTTCCCGGCGGGAGGGCTGGGGCCTGACCGTAACCGAGGCCGCCGGGCTGGGCACGCCGTCGATCGGATACGACGTGCCCGGCGTGCGGGACTCGATCGGCGACGAGCGGATGCTGGCGGCGCGAGGTGACGTGCACGCCTTGGCCGAGCGTCTCGTCGCGTTGCGGGACGCCCCGGCGTCCTATGAGGTGTTCCGGAGAGAGGCCTGGGAACGGACACGAGCCCTGTCCTACGAGGCCACCACGGATGCGTTCCTCCAGGCGCTCGATGTCTGA